In Luteitalea sp., the following proteins share a genomic window:
- a CDS encoding DUF2914 domain-containing protein, translated as QGYRTYSRQTLDREGNWRVEVRSADGDLLHEQRFAVR; from the coding sequence CAGGGCTATCGCACTTACAGCCGGCAGACCCTAGACCGTGAGGGGAACTGGCGCGTGGAAGTCAGGAGCGCGGACGGCGACCTCCTGCACGAGCAGCGCTTCGCCGTGCGCTGA